Below is a genomic region from Lampris incognitus isolate fLamInc1 chromosome 2, fLamInc1.hap2, whole genome shotgun sequence.
TGTCCATCTCTATCatagcaaaaaaaataaagacaCTCAAGTTAAGTGCATGCAAAATGTCAGGGGACAAGACCCAGGAACAACGTGAATACACAATATAGACAATAACTCTGGGGCCATTAAAATTATGCGTGGTCCATGCAAATCATATATGATGTTTCCAATACTTAGTACAAGCTCACCTCAACACGATTGGCAACCAATCGACTATCACCTGTGACAGCAACAGTGAAGTGGTAATATCCACTGGCTGGCTGGTTAGCCATAAAATTCAGTTCAAAGACACCACTAAAGAAAAAAGCAGAATGACAGAATCATGCAGTGTACATCAATAAACTAGGTTCTGTTGATGAAGACAATTCTTTCTTTAAAAGCACCTCTGTCGTTGAGTTGCTAAAGCAGTTTGTGGGAGAAAAATTAAGAGAACATTGCAAAAGTCAAGAATACCCCAAAAATAGAAAAACCCACTGGTTACACATACTCTCTGTGAGTGAAAGGTGTTTGGCTGAGTATTACACTCTTGGAGGCCATAGCATATGCAGAGTCCACCAGTACGCTGGCTGAAGCCAGAGGCTGAGACAGGACATCAGTAACAAGAAGCTGTGAAtcagaaagacaaaaacaaaaaccatcaTAAAGGGGAGATTCAAAATACACAGAGGAAAACAGCTTTATGAGGGTCCCTTTATGATCCACCTGCAAGTTGGGCTGGCTGTGTGACACTGTGGCTGGGCCCTGGGGAGTCACCATGACTGGCACATGGAAGCGGTTGTTTGAGAGGGCTGAGGCAGCACTTGCCACGCTGAAAGCCTCTCCCAGAGAGTCCCATGACTTCTTGCTGAAGATGGAGTTTACCAGCTGGATGACCTGGTCCTATGGTGAGAACATATAATATATCATTTCCAAAATGCAGGAGAATGTCCCAGGttgcaataacattttaaaagatTGCTATCAAGGAAGGCAATACCTCCTTTAGAGGGGGCTCCATGTCCACATGGTCTGACAGTGAATAAGCAGCAGTCACAAACAGAGCAGTTGCCTCAAGTCCCTCTTCAAACTGAAGGTAGACACCACCTAGGTCATCCAAACGAGCTATCAGGTCCTAAGAGAGGAAAGCGGGAGTTCAACAAAAGGAAAAAGGACTTCAATAGCCAAATCTTCTGAAGAAACATTCACTGTGCAGAAACTATCCTAATTTGCCTGCTCCTACTTCAGGAATTATCTCATGCACAAAGATGGGTCCTATGCAGTTTTATGAGGCACAGCGTCTCCTGGTGGGGAGTTATGAAGCTCACCTCAATTTCTTCAAGTATTCCTCCAAGTTCTGCCTTCTGTGAGAGACGGGCTGCTGTCTGCAAGGCTAACGTAATTCTGTacagagaacaaaatacatttctTAAAGAGAAAACACTGCATCTGGGCAAAAAATAAACTTCAATCAGGAGAGACATGATTAATCAAAAATATTGACAAAGCAATCCCAAATCTATCTGAACACAACTAACTAAATGCTTACGCCATGACATTATCCTCTTTGCTGATGCGAGCTGCAAGGGCACCGACAACTTCCTGTGATGCCAGAGGAAGTCCCAGAGAACTCAGTGCACTCACAGCTCGATGGATCTGTGTTATAGTTGAATCCTCACTAACTGCTGCCAGGAGAATGTCCCGAGTTTCATTGGACACGGGAATCTATGAAGAGGAGAGAAATAAGTTGACATCCTAAGAGTACTGTGTTGAATGCAAgaccataataaaaaaaatcaaacatcatCCCAGAGTTTGTCAAATAAATTGGTATATGTACCTCACACCCTGATAAGGCTTGACTGGCCTCAGCAGCAAAGAAGAGCGAGTCGATACTTGTGGGATCGAGTTGGGACTTCAGGAACTGACATGTTTCCTGTAAACATAAAAAAAGTCTTATCACTCATAGTACTTAAGGCGATATAAAACAGCCTTAAATGATAATAATGTATGCGCAACAAAATCATACATTATAATGAATAGGTAATTAAAATGGCACAAATCAGGCAATTCAGCCTTCCCCGGGAAACCTGTTTCTCATAGTTTGTATAAAATAGGTACACAATTAGTCAACTGATACAAAAACCAGAAAACTGGTAACTTTCTTACAATTTGATCAGCAACAGTTGCTGCTAGTTTGCTCAGACCAACAACTGAGTAGTATGCCGATTCGAGGTCTGTGAAGCGTTGGCTCAAGAAACTCTGCAGTCTCGCCACATCAGGCAGTGAGAGGTAGTGGGATGGTGTCAGAGCCTGACCTCCGAGAACCAGGTTTAGAAGAAAAAACCCTAACAAACCTGCACACAGGAGGACACAAAATAGTTTACCTGATCGTGTAACGCTTTGTTAGACAACGATGACATAGAAGGGTAAGGCACAATGGATTTTACACCGTGCTTTTTTACGCATAAACGCACCTCGGATACACAATAATTTAATTCATTGAGTTAGCATTCATTCACTGCAGGCTTTCGCGGACATGCAAGCGGCGTGCAACATACCGCACAGCTTCAGGTGTTCGTTATCAAATAGTGCCTTCACGATTTGATAACGATAGCTCGGATAACCCGCAGTTGTTAAGAAAGAATACATATACAGAGTTGTATTTAAGGCTTTTGAATCAGTTTACTTACAAGGATGGGCCATGTCTTACAACCTTACGCAGCGTCACCAAAAACCAACAAGAACTTCCGGGAGGTCGGAGTGTTCCGCCAGCAACATGAGAATTTCCGGTTTACCTTCTTACTTTTTAAAATAAAAGTACGCAGCAACACGAAAAGAAACACCCAGAAGACagccatgaaatgaaataaaacgtCTCGACTGTCATTATCAATTGGTTGAATAAATGGAAAAGAAAGGGCTAATATTGTTAGGCCAAACAGAATTTGTCTACAAACAGCAAGCGTCTCATTGACAGTTTATGTATATGGAATTTCTCAAACCAGCAGATACGAATCAATTTGAGCATCCTTGAATTAAAAACATACTACTTTCCTCTTTTGTAAGTGACAATACTCGTGACTTTTTAAGTGACTCAAAAGTCCAGTCCAAGCTGCTATCTTGCAAAACAACAAATGTGATGCCTGAGTAGCTCGCTAAAGCGTCACGTGAGAATTCATGGTTTTTATTGTGAAATTCCCGACCCAGAAGTTAATACTGTGGCCATGTACTTGGGAAAACCCACTAGAGAAGTGTTGGCAGATACAAAACACACGATGGCAACAGTGCTTTACTGTATTACCGTAACGTTTTCCAAAAGTTGGCATTGGTCTTATTTTCCCCGAACCCCTCCCCCttccaaaaataaaacaaaacctaATAAAGCAATTTTGGACAAATAACATTGATAACCAAACGTAATGTTCGTAACGTGAAACATGTCCTCACTTCACTTCACGAAAAACGTTTGACCTACTCTCTTCACAATGTGACTGCCAACAACTGACTGATGGATTCTTCTGGAGCTGCCCAGTGTCCATTTCTGATTGGCTGAGACTTTTCATGAGTTGCACTCAATTGTTACAACTATAAAAAACGCCAAATTCtccataaaaaaaacccaaaaacacttAATTTTTGTCATTCATAGATGGACATACATCAAATGCCATAACTTAAACACGTTACATAAAATGTCACCAAAATGACCGTCTCGTCAACCAACCATACAGAAAAGCACtatatgtaatgattattataccACTTATTGACCCACAAAATCAAATAACTATATTAAGTATGAAGATGTAATCAGTTATTCTCTATATTTTTAATCAATGAAGTTATATTACACAATGAATTACAAAGTTATACAAAAATAGATGACATTCTTGCAGAAATAAAAATCTTGTTCCTGTTGATCTACCATTTCATATTCGGCTTTTCCCCCCCACATTATTCATTCACATTATTAAGTTCTGAAAAGAACAGACTGAACTGACGTTTATGTACACTGGTATCCAAGCTTTACTCAGGGCATCATGCTGAGGAAAAGCACCATCCTGCCTATCCAAAGGAgtagaatcaagtgcaactggacttggtatatatccgtgaagacgtttcgcctctcatccaagaggcttcctcagttcgtgcctttctgactagaccaagctagtgactggctggtgatgagactcagaatttatcctctaggagtcgttgtcaacgccattgatatgcgtggcttgttgtgatcagatgtttaccaacgcccgtcgctaacagagccatagatatgagtggctcttttgtttaccaatgttatcggagctattgatatgtgtggctctcctgCCTCAAATTATCCTCAATGACTGATTGAGCTAAACTGCAAGTTAACTAgattggaaataaaaaaaaattttttttgcacaTAACACTATCGATGACAGTTCCTACCACCACTTAAAATGAAGAACTGGAAGAATAAAGTTCTACACATCTAACAACTTGGCACATGAAGAACTGTCTCAAGACAAGATGAGGGCGCGGCTAGGAGTGTGGGATCGTATGGAGCGTAGATAGTGTCTTGCTCTCTCCGTCATTATAAGCTGGTCTTTAGTTTGTCCACATACAACTGTCTCCCATTCTTTAGACATCTGAAAATGAAATTAATTAGAATTACATGataatataaaaaagaaaaaaaatcttgaagCATTCTGTTCATTTTTGATCAAGTTGGAACTTACTGGAGTTGGGGTTATGGAGCTATGATGTACAGTTGTATCAATGGTTTCCAAAAGGAAGCCCTGATCTAAAACATTTTCTTCTCTCTTTATGTAAAATGAGGAAGAGTTCAAGGAAACGGAAAGCGAAGTCTCTGccttcagaaaaaaacaaaacaaaataaaattgatATGTGCATTTACGAAAGATGCCGCAGTTTAAAATAAATTGACACAAGCCCTTTACCTTTGAGCTGTGTGAAGATTCAGATATAATGGGCCTCTGCTTAGCAATGGCTGCTTCATTACAGTTGATAACATCCAAGGCCAATGATTTGCGCACTTTCTTCTTAGGAGGCCGATGCTAGAAACATCATACAATTCCAGAAAGACTCAGCAACAGTAATAATGACAAAGAAACATTGATGACAATTTGCAACACTAAAAACCAAGGAAAATATAAGCATGCCAGAGGGCTGCAATATACAAGTTTTTAAATTATCTTCATTGTTAGGCTATGAGAGTAGACACCCAATAGTATGTCCCAGTGCACTTTTAAAAAAAGATGGCTGGTGGTAGCTTAGAGTTAGAAATCTAATGTAGATGGGGAAAGTGAACAAGATACCCCAGTAACACCATAATCCTTCAGCAGAGGAGCTACTTACAGGCCAAATGAGGACAAATGGTAGGACACTTGGGTGCCTCCAGATTTGAATGTGTAATTATGTGGATGTGATCCCATGCTCGATCAGTAACCAATTCATAAATAGTCAATTTCTTAGGGGAAAACATTACTTTGAGGGAATTTAGATTTAAGAACAATTATTTAATTTAGACAAAGGGATTGATAATAGTTTCCATATTTGTGTAAAGTTGATGAaagagctttttaaaaaaaaaaggggggggtgggggtatgctCTTACTAAGGGTGTAGAAAAGATGCTTCATACTGACCAATATTTTTCGCCGTGGCTCAGGTGAATATTCACCCACAGCCAATTCAATTCCAGCCTCTCTGGACATGACCTCAATTATGTCCTCTTCCAAGTTGGGAGTCTGGGGCTAAGATTTGCATAGGAAAATATGAGGCTTGCATTGAACTGAAAACTCAATTTTTCAGTCAGTCATAGTGAGGACTTACCAAGGGTTGTAGAGGGCCATATTTCTCCATAGCATTTTTGAATGGAGTTGGCGTTCGTGGCATAGTATAAAGCTCAGCTTTGTGGTTGGGTGTGATAAATctacatgaaaaagaaaagttaatATTCAAGTATGAACAGTTTTATGGCTAGCTAAGGAATACCCAACTGTCAGACTTTATTTTGGAGCACGTACACAGAGTTCTCTTTAATTTTAGGTGTATTGTCACGTCGCAATGGTGtcctaacagtggctttctgACTGCACACTGGGGTGGATGTGAGAGATGGGTTCTCCAGGTCATGAGTGTCCTGTTTGGTCCACATGTTGAGGAACTGAAGGAAAAACAAAACTTCATTATGCAGTACACATTTACCTCTGACCTAAAAACATCATTGAAAGATCATAGTAATTAACTGAAAGATTACTTTACTACTAAGAGATTACTTGTGAGGGAGAAAAAGGCAGGATTTTCACAGGTGTGTTTTTGGGAGTCATAGCGTTATTAGCATCGGGAGACAAGGCGATTCGTCGATGACTTCGTCGATTGAGTATAGAAGGCGAGGTGACCCCTCCAGGTGATATAGGGATGAGTTCTCCTTTGCTGCATTTGCTTAGCTCCTGCAAGGCACTGCCCTCCAGGCGAAACTGGTGACGCTCAGGGCTCTGAATCTCCTCAGCCAGGTCAAAGGCTGCAAGGTTGCACCACCCATCAAGGTCCTGGTAGGGAAGACATTAGCTGTCACTACTGCTCTAAAGCTTGAGAAATATATGCTCTTTAAAACTGATGGGATGGGATGAATGTGTTAATAGTTTTTTATGAAAAATCCAATTtatttaggaatcaggaacatttaatgGGTCAAATTAATTATTTTCTGTAAATTAAACAGTGGCCCAAGAAGTTTTTCAAACAAGGACACTTACCCCATCTACCATGTCCATAACTTCCTTCAATGGAGGGCCAGTGGGGGAGAGAAATCCAGAGCTGTCCACCACCCAGCTGGTGGGATTTATTTCTCCTGAAGCATCAGCCTCAGTCTTTGGGCTCAACCCCTGCTTTAGagaagtctttgttggacctgcCTCCCTTGGGCTACTTTTCCGCACTGCAGTAAATGCTTCCTGCAAGAAATAGTGAAATCACTGTGTAAATCGGTAAGAAAGACTTAATCAAAACCACGGTTATGGTTAATATGCATTGTCTATGCATATTCAATTATTATTTATTCCAAATATAGTAGATTTAATTAAATTATCTATACAATTGAAATATTACATTCCAATATTTAAATTTCCATTTTTGTCACAGCTTAGTGATTTGCGTCTTACTGTTAGACAAGTTTTCTGCTCTGGGTCCTTGTCCACACCACAATCGGAAGAATGAGTCATCTGTGAAATCAGGTAAGACCATTTTAAATATGTGATCTTATCATATTTGATATCACTAATGAACAAACCATATACTTCAAAGAACGTTGAATGACTTCACTTGGATACATTTATTGaggtacgtttcatcactcatctaagtgacctcttcagtctaaactggctgttggtatccccacccttataaacaataaagtcgtataatgaccagtttcatatgcaaatatgggcatggccATTAAttaagagtttcaatggccatgtgtactattcacagaggatttgggaatgtttggaatcacagcattgtaagatggatgacagatgtactcttagaacccccccccacccccaccccctggcttggttcaggaatggtcgatccctcttcacacagatggcctctttgactccctgttcaaaccagcgggtccttggaagagtggccactggcctgtagatgtgtgttgaccgtggagtcctggcctgatgtgttagctcctgttttgtgccattctcttggccagcatctgtttagtttccccaatgtacaagtcacggcaatcctcctggcacttaacaacgtacactatattgctctgtatgtgccggggacccaatccttggagtggaccaatttctggcacgtgttttggggtttgaaagcaactgagacgcggtgtttggaaaatatgtctcaactgttctgacactcccaccacatatggtttacacttagacagacCACACTGgtctgtctaagcgtaaacctaAGTGATGGGTgtagactccgcagtctacacccatctacaggccagtgccactctttcagggataaggatgtgcacacccttgatagaAAAGAACGTTGgtgtgaacagggagtcaaagaggccatctatatatGAAGAGGgattgaccatccctgaaccaaggcgggggggggtgtgtgctaagagtacatctgtcaccatcttacaatgctgtgattgcaaacattaccAAATCCtccgtgaacagtacacatggccattgaaaatctagttaatggtcacgtgcatgcatatttgcatatgaaatgatcattggtttcagttatccaaaggaattgaatcaagtgcaactggacttggttatatatccgtgaagacgtttcgcctctcatccaagaggcgtcatcagttcgtgcctcttGGCtgagctggaacagtccatagtttgggtggctgaagcctcttggatgagaggcgaaacatcttcacggatatataaccaagtccagttgcacttgattcaattcctttggataactatgacctggatgaatgagaacattcacagacattggtttcggttgttatgcaactattgtttataagggtgggggtttaTAAgggtagactgaagaggtcacttatgagtgatgaaacatatctgtcaataaacgtatccagatgaactgattcaactttctttgattttcttacctggattattgagcatgcatagaggCAAACCATATACTTAGATGGGCAGAAAATGAAGAGGAGGCTCACCTGCATGTCTTTTCTAATACTGGCCAATAGCTCTTCGTATTCATTTGGTTTGATGACCTCCCCAGCATAAAAGCCCATTTCCAGCTTACGTTTGATGGTAGAATTCCAGTGATTCTTAACAGCattatctgtcctgtttataaatATAACTCAAGTGTTATGTGACCTCTTTGGCCCAGAATTGTATGTACAAGGAATTAGTTCAAAAACACCTTTGGTAAACATGTGCTCTACAAGGAGGATAATTTACCGTCCAGGGAGTAGTTTAGCGATCTCAGCCCAGCGGTTTCCAAGCACACAGTGAGCCTTGTAGATGATGAGATCCTCATCAGCTGTCCAAGAAGACTTCTTCACATCAGGGTTGAGATGGTTGTGCCAGCGCTCTCTGCACTGCTTTCCCAGTCTACCCTTCAGATGCTTGGCTACAATGGCCCACTGTTTGTTGCCATAGAGGTTCACAAGTTCTATGACCTAAGATAAGACATTGGAAGAAATCAACATTCATCTGAAATATGGGCCAGGGAAGTCTGTATTCTGAATTCCACTGGACTGCAGACCAACAAGTATTTTAccttctcatcttcctctttagtCCAAGGTCCTTTGACCAAATCTGGATCCAATACCTTGAACCAACGGTGCtgacattgttgttcagtgtgatTCTAAGCAAAACGATAATTAAGACATCTTAGCATTTGATGCCACACAGTTTATGACAGGCAAGTATACAAAAAAAGACCAAAAGTACTGACAGCATTTCTGACTCACTGGTATGAAGCTGGCAATATATTTCCAATCATCTGGTCCCATTTTATTAACTAGAGCCTTGAGGTTGTCATCCTGTAGAGAAGATTGATGAAACATTGTTGAGTATCGAGGAGCTATGAGTGACTAAAATACAGTATCTGAGGAGTTAAATGCATAGGCAAGAATATTTGGCCTATATGGGTGCTCACCTCTTCTTGAGTCCATCTAACTTTGACCTTTCCACAGTCTCGCTGTTCTAGTACATCCGAGTCGGTGTCTTGATACACAGCATCTTCGCCATCCTCACTGTAAAAACAGTTGTGGTTTAGCTTTAATCAACAAATACAAACAGTGCCGATGTTAAAATTCAAAACTAGAATTAGCCGAGTGGGTTGGCTAGGGTTAAAGCATGATCCGCCCTGTGGTGTGTGTGGCAGGACTAGCCTTGTCAAGTTTAATTCTTGGTCTAACGCATCTAGGCCTACCTTGGCGGTTTCGATGACAAAACTGAGGGTTGACCGAGTTCTAAAGTTAGATCGACGTTAGCCTCGTTTAATTTGTGGCTTCGAGGAGACGATAAAAGTGGCTTTGTAGCAAGCTAACGTTGctgggttttatttattttttcttacaAAAACTTTGCCTGAAAAAGGGCGCCAGTCGTTTTTCTGAAGTCAATATTTATTTACCAACTTGGCAATAGACACAAACATGTGCAAGCTGCTAAACTAATTTAGCAGAGTTTAACTAGTTAAATAAGTAGACAAGTTCACACCAACGAGATTGGGTCAACTGATACAATATATTTACCAACGCGACCAACGGGACATCTTCCACCGTTTCAGCTGTTGACACACGGGCAGTCACACTTGTACCAGTGGTTTTTCCGAGTCATGTGCACTGTTTCGATCTTATACAGTTGTTCCAACCATTTTTGTTATAATATCAAATAAAGCAAGCTAATCTACACCGCTAGCCGAATAATCCGCCCCAGCCGGCCGGGAGAGAACGTTGTCCGCGCTCAAGTATTTCTATCTCGcgcgtttatttttttacagaTATCGGGAAGTGACGTAATGCCTCAACGGTGTAGGCGTAACAACGAGCCAGGAGATTAAAAATACAAGGTCCCAGAAAGGTGAcaacagcaggggggggggggaatgctcaTAACGTTGTCACTTAAGGAGGAAAGGAAGACATATCCTTGGAGCAATGACAAAACTGTGAAGAATAATCTCCGGAATTCCAGCGAGTGTCAGCGACAAAATCATCTTCTTCTCAATTTTATGTCAATTGGCAAACAACGTTATGGTACATTACCGCCACTAACTGGAATGGAGTCTAGATCGGAACGCTCCTGTGTCTTGACACATactaataatccaggtaaggaaatcctagAAAATTGAATTATCTGTCCAAACTTGAAACATTCATCTGCACACAATGCTACGTATGGACGTTTTTTGGCCTCTTTATTCGAATGGCAATGCATTTTGCAATTGTCAATTCAATGTGCAAAAGTATGGAAGTTTTTTGGCCTCTTTATGCAAATGACAATGCACTTTTGCAATTGGCAATTCAATGCGCAACTTGGTCATGCAATTAGAAAATGTATTTGGAAATCGGCAAGTCAATATGCAAATTGGCAATGCCATCCTCAGTTCATTTTGAATTATTTTGATTCAAGATTcattatttgttacgtctcattataaaagtatatgAGAGTAAAATTATTGAGTGTTGGCTCATTAACACTGTATTGTAtgttgcagtatcacgaggaggcaagatataagtttactagtttaatagagaacgactggtacatcagaatactacaatcagatgcgctgtcactacactgaatgccctcagcggcaacgtagcatttataggccactgtattaatgcgaacaataaagtagtcccacaacacatctcctttcctttgagtctttgagacagtgctttctatatgaacatattataaggaaaccttttgttaaagttaacttaggaaacatttcaaaatgattgCATTTCCAAACTGCACATCAACAAGTCATTAAACAAGAATTAGTCCTACTCTAAGATGATCTGGGTAGACTGCCAGTCACCAGCACAGTTGCGGTGGATTATTCTGCCTCTCAATGCATACTGTGTACTATTCTGGAACAAAGTCCTTAAATCTTTATGGGGGTCTAACAACTCGGCCACGAGATGTcattttctcttgggcttgtggTACCTCTGCTGCAGCAGGCAGATCCTCGTGGGAAGCAGGTAGGTCTGGCACGTTGTCGTTGGCAGCAGGTGGGTGTGGTACATCGCTTTCAGGTTGTCCTTCTTCAGGTGGAAGCGCGGCACTGCTAGTGATTGGTTTCAGGTGACGTCGGTTTCGGCGAAggacccctctctccgtctgtacaAGGTAAGACCTAGGTGTGTCACATTGTTGTATGACTGTTGCATTTCTCGCCCATCCCTGCTCATTGTCCAGCTTTACAGCCACTCTGGCACCCGGATGGAGTATTGATAAGTCTCTGACATTGTTTCTCCTATTGTAGTTACGTCTGTAGCTTTGTTTTGCCCTTTCATCGGCTTGTCTCACCTGCTCGAAGTCTGGCCATGCCGGCTGTAGGTTTGACTTGAGTGTGGGGACCGTTGTCTTGATTTGCCTGCCCAGCACGAGTTGTGCTGGGCTCACTCCAGTGGCTTGACGTGGTGTTGCTCTGTAGCTCATCAGAGCTGTGAAGGGGTCAGGCTTTTTCAGGATTTTTTTCGCTGTCTTCACCGCCCTTTCTGCTTCTCCATTGGATTGAGCATAGTGGGGACTCGaggtgatgtgctggaaatcaaagtcagtagcaaactGGTCAAAGGCTTGTCCAGTGAACTGTGGGCCGTTATCTGTTACAAGAACATCAGGGCATCCCCAGCGTTAAACATGTTCTTTAAGCGTGCTCTGGTAGTCTCCCCTGACAGGTTCTGTAGGTAGGCTATTTCTATATATCTGGAAACGTAATCTACAACTACTAAGTAATGTTTCTTGTCTACCTCACAGATGTCCGCAGCTACCCTCTCCCAGGGGCGGTTTGGTAATGGCGTTGTCATGAGAGGTTCTCTCCTTTGACTTAGCCTTGACTCTTGACAGTGTCTGCAACTACTGACCATGTTCTCAATATCTTTCCCTATCCCAGGCCACCAGACACTTTGTCGGGCACGCTCCCTGCATTTAACGATGCTCTGGTGGCCATCATGAATGCGCTGCAGCATTTCTCTGCGCATAGCTCGCGGTACGACTATTCTTTCTCCGTGTAACAACAGGTCTTGGGAGTAAGAGAGGTGCTGTTGTGCTGTGTAGTATGGCTTTACCTGGTGGATGTCCGCTGCGTGTCTGGGCCACCCAGCACACACGTACTGCTTCACCATCTGTAGTTCCTCATCTTGCTTGGTCTGCTCTTTGACCATGTCTAGCTTTGTGGGTTATATGGGCCACGCAGTGTGGACTGCCTCCTCAAGTGCCCTGATGTCGCTGATGAACTCTGCGATCTCTTGGGTGACTGCCGGTCTTGGATGTCTGGAGAGAGTGTCAGCAACAACCAGCAGCTTGCCTGGAACATACTCTGCCGTTGGACTGAACCGCATCATCCTCATAAGTAGCCTCTGACAGCGTAACGGCACTGAATCAAGGTCTTTGTTGTTGAACAGTGGTACAAGTGGTTTATGGTCCGTGTGAAGGGTAAAGCTATCTAAACCATAGAGGAACCTAGAGAACTTTTCACATGCCCACACAGCTGTCAAACATTCTTTTTCTATTTATGCATAGCGCACCTCTGTGTCCATGAGGGTTCGTGAGCAATATGCTACTGGCTTTAACTGTCCATCGTGGTCCTGTAGTAAAAAACCCCCCTAGGTCGTGGCTACTAGCATCAGCACTGACTATTGTGGGCTTGGTGGTATCATAGAAGGCTAACACTGGTGCTTCTGAGATGAGCAGCTTCACCTTTCTGAAGGCCTCGTCTTGTACTGCACTCCAGACCCATGCCGTGTCACCTCTCAGTAGGTCATTGAGTGGTTTTGTCACTTCCGATAGATGTGGAAGGTACCTGCCTAGGTAGTGGACCATCCCTAGCAGCCGTCTGAGTTCTGTGGTGTTCCTTGGTGGCTCCAGCTGTGTGATGACCTCGACCTTCGCTGTGTCTGGGCGGACCCCATCCTTGTCTATGATGTGTCCTAGGTAGCGGAGCTGTGTCTGGCACAGGAGACATTTCTCGTTGTTGAGCTGTAATCCTGCCTCTTCAGAACACGCTCCAGATGCTCGAAGTCTTT
It encodes:
- the rpn2 gene encoding dolichyl-diphosphooligosaccharide--protein glycosyltransferase subunit 2 yields the protein MAHPCLLGFFLLNLVLGGQALTPSHYLSLPDVARLQSFLSQRFTDLESAYYSVVGLSKLAATVADQIETCQFLKSQLDPTSIDSLFFAAEASQALSGCEIPVSNETRDILLAAVSEDSTITQIHRAVSALSSLGLPLASQEVVGALAARISKEDNVMAITLALQTAARLSQKAELGGILEEIEDLIARLDDLGGVYLQFEEGLEATALFVTAAYSLSDHVDMEPPLKEDQVIQLVNSIFSKKSWDSLGEAFSVASAASALSNNRFHVPVMVTPQGPATVSHSQPNLQLLVTDVLSQPLASASVLVDSAYAMASKSVILSQTPFTHRDGVFELNFMANQPASGYYHFTVAVTGDSRLVANRVELKVKVSTEVAITNMDLSVVDKDQSIGTKTTRVEYPSKAKSSFTADSHQNFAMSFQLVDVNTGVELTPHQTFMRLHNQKTGQEVVFVAEPGSKNLYKFELDTAERKSEFDSTSGTYSLHLIVGDATLENPILWNVADVVLKFLDEEAPAIIQSKTSYVPKPEIKHLFREPEKKPPTVVSNTFTALVLSPLLLLIILWLKLGANISNFSFSPSSVLFHVGHAAMLGLMYIYWTHLNMFQTLKYLAIIGSLTFLAGNRMLAQKAVKRIENK
- the mybl2b gene encoding v-myb avian myeloblastosis viral oncogene homolog-like 2b, coding for MSRWSRCEDGEDAVYQDTDSDVLEQRDCGKVKVRWTQEEDDNLKALVNKMGPDDWKYIASFIPNHTEQQCQHRWFKVLDPDLVKGPWTKEEDEKVIELVNLYGNKQWAIVAKHLKGRLGKQCRERWHNHLNPDVKKSSWTADEDLIIYKAHCVLGNRWAEIAKLLPGRTDNAVKNHWNSTIKRKLEMGFYAGEVIKPNEYEELLASIRKDMQMTHSSDCGVDKDPEQKTCLTEAFTAVRKSSPREAGPTKTSLKQGLSPKTEADASGEINPTSWVVDSSGFLSPTGPPLKEVMDMVDGDLDGWCNLAAFDLAEEIQSPERHQFRLEGSALQELSKCSKGELIPISPGGVTSPSILNRRSHRRIALSPDANNAMTPKNTPVKILPFSPSQFLNMWTKQDTHDLENPSLTSTPVCSQKATVRTPLRRDNTPKIKENSVFITPNHKAELYTMPRTPTPFKNAMEKYGPLQPLPQTPNLEEDIIEVMSREAGIELAVGEYSPEPRRKILHRPPKKKVRKSLALDVINCNEAAIAKQRPIISESSHSSKAETSLSVSLNSSSFYIKREENVLDQGFLLETIDTTVHHSSITPTPMSKEWETVVCGQTKDQLIMTERARHYLRSIRSHTPSRALILS